One genomic segment of Mytilus trossulus isolate FHL-02 chromosome 4, PNRI_Mtr1.1.1.hap1, whole genome shotgun sequence includes these proteins:
- the LOC134716561 gene encoding uncharacterized protein LOC134716561, which translates to MAQSAVDGNCEELTKHIKCEFCDIKKVVKWKCLDFGLIICDDCKEKIHRKIKRGKDHKIVNIHEKEHLQFTESDFLNIQCKEHSEQLYCLFCKTCGNLVCPRCIVKCHKGHELIEINEMYNTEINRLKNGQSIRQNDITKAVSQMHTEKKKQISENSIYCKVHKDINTQEKSLINTVKEYAKQCRNKLDKSHAETSRNIEGNINTISRNMKQFEANYKELENCINTSDVAEFFQNAGETSTKMQEDTCIEKIKPTFDVLTNFIPGEMSVLHFGELKSNVNWFEYPTVDLKIKNEYQTELCRVGYLFSCSDSLWIADNKYKILQKVIPEGNKLKALFQCHFPIHGIAVIASNNLLLATGKSTLQQICCITGKLTDSIYQVQGFVPFSIHVTSKDKVIIGGKSKKTGRKSVIVMNVKGHQETVYELDQEQQPLFSYPRKITDTRNGNIHVIDFNPSGFRGSVVTLGSEGNIIERYKEDPKINAKLGLKPVALVTTPKDNIVLADVDTHTIHLLSNYGHLLTYFHTNEIGILYPYSLDFTSSGELNIGCGRPPGSDTKKAMIYKMTISEC; encoded by the coding sequence ATGGCACAATCCGCTGTAGATGGAAATTGTGAAGAACTTACAAAACACATTAAGTGTGAATTCTGCGATATCAAGAAAGTGGTTAAATGGAAATGCTTAGACTTTGGGCTCATCATATGTGATgactgtaaagaaaaaatccaCAGGAAAATAAAAAGAGGAAAAGACCATAAAATAGTAAACATACATGAGAAGGAACATCTGCAATTTACAGAATCTGATTTCTTAAATATACAGTGTAAGGAGCATTCAGAACAGTTATACTGTCTTTTCTGCAAGACATGTGGCAATCTTGTTTGTCCAAGGTGCATAGTGAAATGTCACAAGGGACACGAACtaattgaaataaatgagaTGTATAATACTGAAATTaacagattgaaaaatggaCAAAGTATACGGCAAAATGATATAACTAAAGCTGTATCTCAAATGcacacagaaaagaaaaaacaaatttcagaaaacTCAATTTACTGCAAAGTGCATAAGGATATAAATACTCAAGAGAAATCTTTGATAAATACAGTAAAAGAATATGCTAAACAATGTAGAAATAAACTGGACAAGAGCCACGCAGAAACTTCGAGAAATATTGAAGGAAATATTAATACTATATCaagaaatatgaaacaattcgaAGCAAATTATAAGGAACTGGAAAACTGCATAAATACTTCTGATGTTGCTGAATTCTTTCAAAATGCTGGTGAAACTTCCACAAAAATGCaagaagatacatgtatagaaaaaataaaacctaCTTTCGACGTTTTGACAAACTTTATTCCAGGAGAGATGtctgttttacattttggtGAATTGAAAAGTAATGTAAACTGGTTTGAATACCCAACTGTTGATTTAAAGATCAAGAATGAATATCAGACTGAACTTTGCAGAGTGGGTTATCTATTTTCATGTAGTGATTCACTTTGGATAGctgataacaaatataaaattctgCAAAAAGTAATACCAGAAGGTAATAAATTGAAAGCATTATTTCAATGTCACTTTCCAATACATGGCATTGCAGTCATTGCATCAAATAATCTTCTCCTAGCTACCGGAAAATCAACATTACAACAAATTTGCTGCATTACTGGAAAACTGACTGACTCTATATATCAAGTACAAGGATTTGTCCCTTTTTCAATCCATGTTACCAGTAAGGATAAAGTTATAATTGGAggcaaaagtaaaaaaactggaagaaaatctgtAATCGTAATGAATGTCAAGGGGCACCAAGAGACGGTTTATGAACTAGATCAAGAACAACAACCTTTGTTTTCTTATCCAAGGAAAATTACTGACACACGAAAtggaaacatacatgtaatagatTTTAATCCAAGTGGATTTAGAGGCAGTGTTGTGACTCTTGGATCAGAAGGTAATATTATAGAAAGATACAAAGAAGATCCTAAAATCAATGCAAAGTTGGGATTAAAACCGGTTGCCTTAGTGACAACACCAAAAGACAATATCGTTCTGGCTGATGTGGATACACATACAATTCATCTCTTAAGTAATTATGGGCATTTACTGACATATTTTCATACTAATGAAATTGGAATACTTTATCCATATTCTCTTGATTTCACCTCATCTGGAGAACTCAACATAGGATGTGGCAGACCTCCGGGTAGTGACACTAAAAAAGCCATGATCTATAAAATGACCATTTCAGAATGTTAA